aaatatgagatccgtgccttggtaaatcgcgtgcaccattttcataatcattcgcgccactagtctcgcttggtgctggccatagatgctaatagcgaagtgcacagtcttcccgatactatccatatctatggtgcgataaagttattttcttacgtttgcaaaggtaaacaatgaacgtttttcaaaataaaagcattaaaacgtagtttatcaggaggaatataacaaaaaaatttgtgaattttaggacttttccgcttcgtaaaaacatatgaaacgggaaattaaagattttataagtgtatgttccgggaaagtaaaccattgtaaatatagaactttcggcgggaccaaaattaatcggcgtatgacacgggaaaatgtatgaaacgggaacgtatcatcgaggttctactgtatagcatgttatgcggtatcagaagtaacgagtaacgtaacgatagtaatgagtactaattgttatagtaacgaatacatacgggtacacattttttcgttacttttacacctctagtaggcactaccgcatttatttccgaatcgctaggacagttttcttgtaacttttgtttcggtcagttgttggggtatctgtccgggaaaggggtggtgatggtttgagtttaatcccaaatttattttctaaaaaagttgacaggtttctttaaatgaaaaaagtatagttttccagcgactatttcgtttgaggcgtacgtgcgttgctgcagccgcactcctgcttttttgtaaggaattaaatcattgcgctacactagcaccacctgttccaacatggccgccagcagacagcccgcgtcgacaatagatagcaggacaatgctgtgtcGGCCGCGGTCTgagagatgctatacttacgtgccgtggtagggtattctggttattttgacgcaatcggtgatcgcatccgtacttatggggtatcgttttaaagagaattcacacatctgctcacagaaattaatatttcgttaatataacctgttattttccaactatacaggtttaaacacaattttttgctattttcagaaaaatttattttttgggggccaaaatttgtccaattcggttatagcggggacacggttatagcgaggatcaaacccggaaccgtgacacctcgctataatgGGACTCTAGTGTAATTGGAAACAAATCTTGGACATGGCCACAAATCAAACCTGGGTTCTTAACATTCATTTTGAGGGTATCCATAATATTGTTAAACACGCAGATTTGGactatttcataaatattcatgCTAAAGACATTCATAATTAATAACGAAAATCAATTTTCACAATTAATTGGAAACAGATCTTGGACATGGCCACAAATCAAACCTGGGTTCTTAACGTTCATTTCGAGGGTATccgtaatatttttaaacatgcAGAATTGGACGATTTCATAATTATTCATGCTAAAGACATTCATGATTAATGACGAAAATCATCACTCTGAACATTCTTCAAGTGTGAACTTCTTTCAGTGTTCTAATTCCATAcacaaattctaatttttttttgtctaaatgtTTTTAGATGAACTAAATTTATGAATCAATATTAAACCAATTTTAATCAATTAAACAAAACAGATTTGTATGTTCACTATATTCAAAGTACTACCTACATATAATGTTAATATAAAATTGCAGTTCAGGGTAGGAGCAACTGGTTATATCATGCCTGATCGTAGAAACTCATTGGCAGTTCCTTTACttctgaaatgtatatttttatttcaaatgcaaagtttttttttaaacatatatctTTCACAAGGAGTAAAGATAATAATTGTGAAGCGCTATGAAGAGTGACTGACAGGAACATAACACATATAGTGATGGGGAATATggataaaaatcaatattgatCCAATTGCTTATACATTACTTTAACAAATGTGATGACTGAttcaataatttttgtaaattatcaTAGTGAAAGTGTCttagaaattcaatatttttaagtaataagtcAATACCAAAATAGAACTATTTATCATAAAGATTTTCGTAGATGACATATTAAGTATTTTACCACATAAAATTTATGCATAGCACAGTGCATAACATGCCTTTGAGTAATTAACGAATACAACATTCAAATGTTGtcttaaattacagaaaattcgGAGTAAAAGATGCCTACGGAAATATTAATGGGTAAATAGAAAACCGGAATGGATGAAATTATtgtgcttttttcttcttcttcataaGTATGAGTTTTTCAAGTAACGGTTGGAGAATTGTATCGGAAATCAAGTAATGTGGATTGTAATTGGAATGTCTGGCGGGTACCGATACTAAAATGATTAGAAGATAATTGTTTTGCTGCGGCTGCGGTGTTCGTTACGCGCACTTGCCGGTGGTGGCCAGGCGCTGGTGAAGCTGCCCAGCTACCTGAACATGCGCCAGCTGGCGGTGACGCAGCAGTACCGCGACGACTTCGTGCGCGCGGTGGAGACGTTCCGCTACCAGCTGGTGTTCGACCCGGCGTCGCGCCGCCTGGCGCCCCTGACGGAGCCGCCCGACTCGTACCggcgccacccctcggccggcgaGCCGCTGCCCGGCGACGTGGCGCTCCAGCTGGCGCTGGGGAACCTCGACCCCTTCACGCTGCGCCGAGTGGACCACTTCGACCCGGACGCCGCAACGGTGGGTTTTGCTCTGCTCCTGGCGGACCCGGCCCGGCCCCCGGTGCACCGGCGGTTCAGAACGGGTCCGCAGGCGTTCAGAAATTCAGAAGTGAATTAAATAATGTCATATTCGACCTAGCTTttctaatgaaataatttttttaaattagattatttattattaatttatttaatatgagaATTTTCGACATGCCCACCCACAGCTAAGGGCTTGGGCGGTGGGCATGACAGATGTAAGACGAGGACAGTAGCGTTTTCGTGCTGCTACGTGGATGCTCCAAAACCATCGGAACCAACAGTATTTAGGCTCTACCTGAGGAGGAAGCCACAACATGCAGGCATAGCCACGCGGCCTGCACATctacatgtttgtgataaatttatttaaaaaaaaattttcatcgcaGACCTGTGTAATCTGTGATTAATATTGATgtatttctctctttttttttttactgtattttgcatacatttttttattgaactgtgaagttccaaaaaaaaaattcagttgactgtattttttaatttaattttaaatattttgtattcgtgaacaaatatatattcaatacAAATTTAAGAAATAGGATTTACATAAGTCTAGTTGAAACATTTTCCAAGTGTGCGTAACCTTTCTTTTGGTGATCAGCTTGAATCTGAGAGGTTCCGTACATACAGAACATTATACACACTGCATGCGTATTACGATCATCACTTCTTGGCTTTTTATGGCATTAATTTCTCTCACTTAAtgtataatcattaaaaaaaatttgtccaaaacaTCACAGGACTGTGCAGTGTCTGAGAAAACCACATCAAAGGGTGCTGACTAGTTATAAATTACCTTTAGACGTGCGGTTGTTAGTTTTACCGGGAGTTCTGCTGGTGCTGGAGTGCGGGAGGCTGCGTGATGGCTCGCAGGTTGCCTGGGGGAAGCGACCGCGTCCCAGCATCTGGTCCCGGGACTACCGGCCCCAGGCGCCGGTGGCCGCCAGACCCGACCCCGCGGCAGTCGACAGGCCGACCACCCGGGGGAAGGTGGTCGCGTTGCGTCTGAGACGGCGCTCGGAGCAGGACGGTGCGTGCTGTGTCGAGACGCTGTCTTCCCGCTTCAGACGTTGACAGTGAACAGTGTTTCACTGGTGTTGCTCCAACGCTGTTAACTGATCTCCCTGTCGGGTAGATTTTTGTTTTATGGTGACTAGATcccaaaaccatcatcaactcaaaccaaaaaagtttcaaattaagTGACAACTTTGAAATTTACCTGCGCCTGTAGGCtgaactgaaaataaattattttagcatCCTCTTGCAAAGAGATTTAGTTGAGCTCTGTGTAATCATGGATGGGGATCGTTAAAATGGGtgtttagagacctgaaaaagtaATTGTTAATTTTCTCATAAATGGTGTTATTATTCAAACCATAATTTAATAAGGGTTACGAAAGTGGTGGTAGCTGATCCTGATGGGTGATGGGTTCCCCTTCACAGAGACCCGTGCAGAGAGTGCCGTGAGCGACGTGGACCTGACGGCCATGTACGGCGAAGGGCGCGCGGCGGAGACGGAGCGGCGGTCCCCAAAGAGGGCTCAGGAGGAGGTGGGGGACGAGGCCCCCGCCACGCCCGAGAGGGCAGAGCCCCCCTGCAAACAGCCTCGGTCCTCGCCCCGCTCCCCGGTGCTCGGGGGCCGGGCGTGCCGGAACCCCTTCGCGGTGCCGGGGGCCCCCGGGCCGGACGTCTCGCCCGGTCTCCCGGTGGGCTCCAGGTTCGGGGCGCTCGGCAAGTTCTCCCACGCGCAGAGCGGCGTCGTGGTGTGCAGCAGGTGAGCGTCACCACGGCGTGTCAGGAATCATCCCAGCATTTGCCAGTGTCGACATTAAACAGGATGTCCCCATTCTGAAAATCATGTTAACACACTAGTGATAGCGATTTGAGGGGGAGATGTAAGGTTTCAGTTAGCCATCGCGgacttaaaaagttttttttctccagtGGGTGTTTTattgcactgtaaaaaaaaaagcattaatttaGTACGTAATATCCTGTATGGCTGGAAGAATCAAAACCCTTGAATTTAACTGCTTATAAATTAATTTCTGGGTTCACATGGCCcgtaaacaattttattaatgtgGCAGTTGAAGAGTTTTGGGAACCACAGATACTacatagtgttttttttcctcctcccCTCCTAAGGTACTTTGTGACTGAAGGCGAGAGTTCGAGCCCTTGCGAAGTGGCGGACCGCGGCGAGACGAAGATGACCGAGGATCCCGGAGCCAGGCACCAGCGCGGCGGCACGGGCTGCCTGAGAGACGTGTCCAACGTGATTGGTCGCGACGGCGAGGCAGACTCGCCCCTGCTCAAGCCGCCATCGCCTGCTCCGAGCGCGGAAGCCAGCGAGAACCACCCGTCTCCCGTCGAACCGAGCGCGTCCTTGCAGCTTGAACCTCAACTCTCGCCAGGAAAGGTGAGCTTGGTCGTGAATTATTTCGGAATAACTGTGGAACCCGCTCGACACAAGTTTTGAAATAACCTAGGAATTTCAACATCATATGAGTGGAAACTTTATAACAGTGTAAAATTTGCATCGAATATATGTGTTTCCAGGTCCAGGTGCAAATGTTGCTCTGCTCgctgaatagaaaaaaaatatatataaaacggAATGCCGATGTTCACATTCTGGGATGTTGAGGATTTTACTTTAAAACCTGGGAAAGTCATCGGAATTATTCGATGATAGTAATTTTTCATATGTTGTTTACCGTATGATTTATAATATGATAAATCATAACAAGTAGTTATGAAACATCTAATTTCATGTAAGCAACTGCAGACATTTTAAAAACCACCCCTATCCGTGAATTTTGACATCAACAAGGCACTAAAAGTATGCTCTTTGCCATTTTGACAAAAAATTCAATGGTGAAACTGTTCTGGGAGCTATGGCAAAATTTTTGGTAATCCATGATAATTAAGATGTTGGTAGCAAGTAATTGGCATAAATGTGTAGTTAAAtagaaaatcatgtaaaataagtATGCTGTATAATAAGGTGGTTACATatttattgcatttaaatttatatcAGTTATTGATGGTTCGAATTTCAATTTTCTGTAGTCCGAATCATgaatttgaatcccaaagagtacccctcgaatccaaatctgGGTCTTAAGGGTCCAAAATACAAGAAATTAATAATAcaagaatttaataatattaactattaTGTTGAAGCACCTGACTCTTTAAATGCTTTACTCATGAACTAAGTTTTTAAAATCGATACATCTTTGTAATCGTATTTATTCAACTACACGTTTATAGTACAGTATCTCTGGGAATATTAACAGGATATTGAATTCAAAAAAAAGTTTGACCTAGAAAACTTCAGAAGGGTATGAGTGTTAATTCttgtaagtattatttatttcctcGAATATTTTTCTCCGAATATGAAATCCTTTGAATGCCATGGATTTGAGGGAAGGAATTTGAGGTTTTGATTGGCCCTTCACCGTGATATGAATATTTTGCTTTCCGAAAtattgtgaaaaaattttttttttccttgtgatgtAAGAGTAACAGCCAGGTgtagttttcatttaaattttttccccccctctCCCAGACGCATACGTCCCCGAGCAAGCCGGGGACCTCGTTCAGGTGGGGCGAGCTGCGGAGCAGGTTCAGCTTCGAGGGGGGCCGCGGCCTGCCCTCGTCGCCGTCCGTCGGCCGGGCCTTCAGGGTCCCTCGCCGGGACGGGGGGCCCTCGTCGTCGCAGGGGGGCCTCTCCCAGGGGAGCGACGACGGCCTGTCCGGGACCAGCTCCTCTTCCGCGGACAGCGGCTTCGCGACGGACTCGCCCGCCAGCCAGGTGCGAGCACGCTCTCGGAGCTGGCGACTCCGCAGGTCCTAACAGTAGGCCTGTccaagggcgcaacaacaggggggggggggcaatttcccccccccctctctgaaaccttgatgtgggggcaaacgggggcaaagaaagtgctgtttaatcaattttttagataataaaactgcttaaatagcaccattttcccaccttgaaatacaaattttcccggggggaggacccccggcttcagtaggggggatagatgatattttataaaaaggtataatgCCCCCcgtttggaaatttagttgttgcgcccctggacctGTCCGAATATTCAGATTTTTCAAACATGAACACGAGTAATAAATGGGCattctccgggtaaaaggtaacaaagtcacattttggtgattctTAGTTCATTCCAGCAATAAACTCTTTTAAGCATACTTAGAatatatgtaatgcatttttttttaatcgttggAAACAATGTTgggtaaatatgttggtaaataaaagaataatacaagaaaaaaatttaagtattttaaattcaattttttatcctaagagtttttttttgtttctcctgcaaaaaagtggaattcttgacttgttaaccttttacccggagaccgtccaaatTGTCAGCATTCGATTCAATTTCTAATACCAACACTTCGAAATAGTGAATATTCGTTTCCTTACGAAAATATTGGACGTAGAATACCTCTCGGGTTTATCTTATACTAACGTTTCACTGATGAGGTTTAAGacatatttattgccaattttcCTTGCATTTGCAACCGTGCTACGTCTGGTTATCGTTGCAGGAGGATAGAGCTGCCGACGACGTCTCCCGGCGTGGTGGCAAGACAGAGGCGTGCCGAACGCCGGGTCTCAAGAAACCGGCCAAACAGCAGAGCCTTCTGAACCTGTTCGGCTTCCGTAAGAAGTGAGTGCGATTCTGGCTCAGcgatatctttgaatatatatactgtatagaagtcgccaacccaggttaaaatttttaatacggttttgaggtagttggttaattcaccgccgcaatcgccaccatctctagggcatcgacttgtggtggtccctagcggacaagtgtcgaactcttcaaacaccccttccccctcccgttgaacgaccttgagctgcagtgaatgatgggtggggggttaAGGGAATGACAGCGgacgacagcgctgcgctctaatgtgtaaataacaactaagacgatacagggcgttacggcagcgcactgcagcggtgaagttcccaagctgctcatcatacgcttctgaaaaacgtagagtaaatcctatccactcgcgacttctatacagtatatatattcaaaggcgataTGTTCGTGCAGGGAACTATAACAAGTACATTTTTAATACGGTTCCTCTTATTACACGCACTGAATGCTACATAGGAGTGGGCGAAGGTGGGATATTCATGTAGAAGTAAATATGCTCAAACAGATAGGGGAACAAGTTTCAATTCATGTCTACAACGCCTGCAGGAAATTTCTTAAGAGGCCCAAGAATTTGCGTGCGGGGTTTAACTGACACGTCTGGATGCAGTGCCCGTATTTCGGCCTACATGCGTGCAAtaagaagaaaattttaaaatgtacaaaaaaatttccaTAAGACATcgttttgacatcaaacacgtttCACAGCCCCCCTttgtgaggggcttcttaattccaggggatTCGGGCCCCCTTTGTTCCCCCATGATCTAAGCTTaaggggtgcttgatatcatttcttaaattttctgtcactaattttaggatatagtcaatacaaaaatgaaagaagagagcaatcCCACaattttagttatacagagttgtggtgcattgtTTGGctgtttaacaaaattttaaaatttaaatttaatttttaatttttagtttattcaacaataaaagttttttataattttttttatctataagtttattttttctttttagcatcaaaataaaatactaatgaatatgaataatttaaacaaattaaaaatactaaatatgaatgattaaagtatttatttgttacaatgaacttaaaattagtcattaatgtgGGACCAAACACATAATCTGATTTTTATGCATGTGCaatgattatgtgataaaacacggtatttaataaaatactggattgaagtaaaaaaaaaaatcatttaacatttatagaggcactggaaaattgtaaaaacgatataggcgcgaatagaagcgacaaaatggtttaccgacaaataaacgctacaatcccgtttttagaagtaataattaaattttcaagtaatatttaaatttccagtaaattttaggtttacctaatatttttttaataaaccatttcttattattaacggcctaacctcatacaataaagaacattctttattttacacattttattaccatgtttgaagattacctaataaacggtgacgatggcgagccatgtaaacaatctatgaatcttgtaaataacacgAAACACAATTTCAATACGCATAGGCTCGTGCGGAAACTTGTTAACGGCAAACTTAACATAcgacccaaacaaatgtaaacgattaaagagagacgtttatttacgtgcatgaatattttcacgggaaagaaagtgaaaacattgCAGTGGCCATGTTTGCCAACGTGTGTGTGCGTGATATTAACACaagcaatcaaattatttactgttaaatgacaactaaaatataaaaattcattgaTTTAAGTTTACAGCACATGCAGCTTATAtttggcaactacaaaaaaaattacgaaaatctaTTTCAGTCAAATTCGTTAGCACTTTAACGGGGAAAAAAAGATGGCAGCAATGTAGCTCTATACTTTTGTCGCTCATTTGTTGAAGGTACCTAGTGGTTTCTTAATTTCCTAACCCGAAAAACAAACGGtaatctgtgaaactaaaatattgcgctgctattcacaataaaattaaggttattaaaGTCGGTTTGTTGTATCGCGTTCGCATCcaatgcaaatttttattttatttattttttttttgccattataGGACGGACAAAATCTGTTACCGTGCATTCACGTGCAGAGCAATACAAGTCGCACCATTTCAATGTTAGTGACACTAACATACTTACGTGCAAAGCTTGCAACATCCGCATAAACTGGGAGAAGAATAATGTAAGAATTTTCTAGTCTATTAAAATTAAAGCGATATAAAtgctatatggcaaaatataaatgctacaaacagccattataaacgctattttccagtgcctctaaacatttattatgtttgaattgatgaagtgattaaccaattggccatagatataaaattataaaatcactgcataatattaatattgagcattcatacgTAACCAACCGTATTCAAGCAAAGCATATACAACACGAAAAAAGCTTAATAATTTAATGATTGAATCTTAAGATCTTTGCTGTTTTAAAGATTTACAACAAACTcaaagcttcacatcagatgcgATGCTTTGCATCACAAAAGAATcttcaaataaaactaatatcaaatttcctggcaaagtcaaactaaatattaaattgagCTTCAATTGATTGTAGTCAaatctttgcatttttttttctgttgtataaGTTAAAGATTAGTTAGGTCTGTtacatatactatatatataactttgttgTGAACGTATACAAATTCTTGCAATaatttgttcttaatttttttacctgGTGGGTTAGCGTTTGCTTGTTTGGGTTTGTTGCGAAATTCGAAGGTGGATTTCATTAGGTTATGTTTCAGTtagagattttaaaattttttattatatcgtacaaatttttgcaaaaaaaaatttagcaggaTGTTGCACAAATGAGCTGCAAACATCCGATTCCGTGTGTCCGGCTTCCAAACTGCTAGATATAAACCTTCAATGATGGGTACTGTAGCTAATGATGATTCGTTTTGCCCATTACTGGATGTCTAGAGCACAGGCAAAGCTATTGTGATGACGGTTATATGGCAGGATGACCCTGCGGTGGTTTACCATTGCCTTCCGAGGGATGAAGGTGTAAGGGGACATCGGAAACACCCGatcctgaacccagggagaaggttaGAAAAGTCCCCTTTCcggtcgggaatcgaacccgggctgCTGGTTCCACAGCCAGACACGCTAGCCAACAGACCAAGCGGGCAGACAAACGTAGCTAGTACATTACATTATAACCGATATGTAATTTGAgaatttattgagaatttttctGTTGTTGCAGAGTATCCGTGTAGCTGAGGAACACGAGCTGAACTTCCCAGAAGACGCAGTTTCTAGCGAAGAGAATATCAATGGCCTTGATATGTATAACCGACTGACTGTGGTCTCTAGCAAGCTGcaagctgtgttttttttttccattggtaGGACAAGTAGCTGATTTTGTATTGCCAATGAAACTGAATTTTTTACCCATTTGTGGGTGAATTTTGTCATGTGTACAAGTCAAAGTAGCAGCGGCAGAGAACATAACCGACTTAATGTGTCGCTGCACGAGACAAGCTTAAGGACAGGGTAGTGTGGCTGTAACTGCTTAAAGCTTGGAAACCGTCACTTAAGCCAGGAAAAAACTTCAAAGTTAACCTTTTAACTGTTACATAGTCAAACAAAAACCAACTTAATACTTTAATTCTTTGAAGCAGCCAGTCCAGTGGTGGATTCAGGAATTTAATTTAGaaggggatttaaaaaaaaattttgtaaaaaaaattgttgtctgtaaagtcggtttacggacgatagtttaacgtgacgtcataacaaaacattgatgaaatgattgcatacttttatgaataaaattgaatcatttttattttaataataaaagaataaatactttaaattatactagtaatcagatttttaaaatgcaagaataattaacctttattgccgaaattgttgttgtaataagcaatgaaaaccacattaacttttcactacactttataaacagtcgacgaaacagttcacgtgtagatgacttgtaaataattttaaaaactggcgtttagctatattgtttaaatataattatgaacaagttttcatataaataaactgtaatcaaatatctatcataaattatatgaatcaccataattttttagtcaattgtaacataacctattattactacactcgcagacagcgtaatggaacagcttaacggaacaatgagcgttacgggacacagtgtaacgggacaatgtgcacaatgggacactttttcgtgcgtgctcccagtgttcatcgatttattaggcgttgtcacgtcaaaaaatgggtGTTTGG
The Bacillus rossius redtenbacheri isolate Brsri chromosome 14, Brsri_v3, whole genome shotgun sequence DNA segment above includes these coding regions:
- the LOC134539105 gene encoding exonuclease 1, with protein sequence MGIQGLIPFLEKASRQVNIKEFAGCSVAVDAYCWLHKGAFSCADKLARGEPTNAYVLYCMKFVNMLLAANVTPIMVFDGRHLPAKASTEKKRRESREASRKRAAELLRAGKTEEARSFLRRCVDITHDMALALMRECRRAGVDCIVAPYEADAQLAYLNLRGTVQLVVTEDSDLVLFGCSRILFKMDLNGNGLLVERERLFLAMRVRPEAFSFDQFRHMCVLSGCDYLASLPGIGLSKARKFVTRTAETDMHKALVKLPSYLNMRQLAVTQQYRDDFVRAVETFRYQLVFDPASRRLAPLTEPPDSYRRHPSAGEPLPGDVALQLALGNLDPFTLRRVDHFDPDAATVAWGKRPRPSIWSRDYRPQAPVAARPDPAAVDRPTTRGKVVALRLRRRSEQDETRAESAVSDVDLTAMYGEGRAAETERRSPKRAQEEVGDEAPATPERAEPPCKQPRSSPRSPVLGGRACRNPFAVPGAPGPDVSPGLPVGSRFGALGKFSHAQSGVVVCSRYFVTEGESSSPCEVADRGETKMTEDPGARHQRGGTGCLRDVSNVIGRDGEADSPLLKPPSPAPSAEASENHPSPVEPSASLQLEPQLSPGKTHTSPSKPGTSFRWGELRSRFSFEGGRGLPSSPSVGRAFRVPRRDGGPSSSQGGLSQGSDDGLSGTSSSSADSGFATDSPASQEDRAADDVSRRGGKTEACRTPGLKKPAKQQSLLNLFGFRKKVSV